The sequence AGTGGTCGCTTTGGTTATACATTGCAACCGGTCTGGCGTTTAACACTGGCCGATAGCGTTGAAGCACGAGGCGTACAGGCTCGTGAGCCTGTCTGTGCCTATTATCGGGCGGCGTTTGCAGGTTTGCTGCAGCGCGTCGTTTGTGATCGACTACGGGTAGAAGAGGTCAAGTGTCGGGCAATGGGCGCAGCGCAGTGCGAATTTCGCGTCTCTTTGAGCAAATAAGGTTCTAGTTTTTGCTTGCAAGTGTAGTTCAGAGTCGGTCGTCAAAAAGGAAGAGAGGTCACGCATGCGGATCATGATGATCCAGCCCAACTATCATGCCGGTGGCGCTGAAATTGCCGGGAATTGGCCGCCAAGCTGGGTGGCATACATCGGGGGCGCATTGCGTACAGCAGGTTTCGATAATCTGCGCTTTGTCGATGCAATGACGGAGGATTTGTCCAACGACCAGATCCGTCAAATTTTTCGGCACAATCGGCCAGATGTGGTGATGGCGACTGCCATCACACCGATGATTTACAAAGCGCAGGAGACACTCCAAATTGCCCGTGAGGAATTGCCGAATGCGCGTCTGATCCTCGGTGGCATTCACCCAACCTTTATGTATGGTCAGGTTTTAACCGAAGCCCCCTGGATTGACTACATTGTGCGTGGGGAAGGGGAAGAAATTATCGTTGAACTGATGCAGGCAATTGCTTATGGGAGCGATCGCCGTGATCGCATGAATATCAGGGGTATTGCCTATCTTGAAGATGGCAAGGTTGTCGCGACTCCGGCACGCGATCCGATTGCCGATCTCGATAAACTTACACCGGATTGGAGTCTCTACGACTGGAAACGGTATATCTACGTTCCGTTAAATGTTCGGGTTGCGGTGCCCAATTTTGCCCGTGGCTGCCCCTTCACCTGTCGTTTCTGCTCACAGTGGAAGTTCTGGCGTCGCTATCGTGCGCGCAGCCCACAGAAGTTTGTTGATGAGATTGAGACCCTGGTGCGTGAATACAAGGTTGGCTTCTTCATTCTGGCCGACGAAGAACCAACGATTAACCGGAAGAAATTCACTGCTCTCTGCGAGGAACTGGTTCGGCGTAAGCTTCCAGTTTACTGGGGGATCAATACCCGTGTGACCGATATTCTGCGCGATGAGGCCCTGTTACCGCTCTGGCGTGCAGCAGGATTGGTGCACATCTCGCTTGGTACGGAAGCTGCGGCCCAGATGAATCTTGACCGGTTCCGCAAGCAGACGACGATTGAACAAAACAAGCGGGCAATTGAGTTGATCAAGAAGCACGGGATGGTCGC comes from Chloroflexus sp. Y-396-1 and encodes:
- the bchE gene encoding magnesium-protoporphyrin IX monomethyl ester anaerobic oxidative cyclase; amino-acid sequence: MRIMMIQPNYHAGGAEIAGNWPPSWVAYIGGALRTAGFDNLRFVDAMTEDLSNDQIRQIFRHNRPDVVMATAITPMIYKAQETLQIAREELPNARLILGGIHPTFMYGQVLTEAPWIDYIVRGEGEEIIVELMQAIAYGSDRRDRMNIRGIAYLEDGKVVATPARDPIADLDKLTPDWSLYDWKRYIYVPLNVRVAVPNFARGCPFTCRFCSQWKFWRRYRARSPQKFVDEIETLVREYKVGFFILADEEPTINRKKFTALCEELVRRKLPVYWGINTRVTDILRDEALLPLWRAAGLVHISLGTEAAAQMNLDRFRKQTTIEQNKRAIELIKKHGMVAEAQFIMGMENETPETIEETYRYVLDWKPDMANWNMYTPWPFAELFEELGDRVEVRDYSKYNFVTPIMKPDLMDREDVLKGVLRNYARFYMRKAFLEYPFIKDPFKRRYMLGCLRAFMKTTVTRRFYDLGRVHVRGTQLEIDLGFDESRVLTPEQIAALKQQKVLNADTTFGGAAPGIDPEEIKIQAENPLNLPLEVATTEAQKSSQPTP